A region of the Neomicrococcus lactis genome:
GCATGTAAGCCACCCGAACGCCTTCACCTACGCGAAGCTCGTCTTTGAGCGCAGGCACCTCTCCGTTGATAAAACGCAACAACGAGGATTTTCCCGAGCCGTTTGGCCCAGCTAGCAGCACGGCCTCACCTCGGTAAAGGTCTAGGGACACTGCGGTCAACGGCCCAGCAGGCTCATGTGAAGACGACTGGAGGCGGACTTCAACAATCTTTTTCCGCGGGTCGCTGGTCTCTTGAGTTGAAAATTCTTCTATGTGATGAGGGGTCTTCACTTCTACACTCCTGTGAGTTTCGTGGTGACGATGGAAGCCTGGCGGTAGACCGGTTTGACCTCTCGCGAAGAAAACCTGACGAGCATCTTTGCTGACCACATCGACAAAGGCAGCACGCCTGCCAGAGCAACAAAAAACTGCCATTGCCCGGAGAGAGGTACTAAAGACATCCCCAACACCAATGGCGAAAAGAAAGCTACCGAGATCGCTGTTCCCATTCCGCCTGCCAGTCTCACGGATGGTTCGACTTCGGATGTTCCGAACTCACGTTGGTGAATTGCCGGCTGCTTCGCGGTTCCCACCACCACGATGACTGCTTCAACGGCTGCTGCGATGCTGGCCATGACAGCTGCCGTGAGGAATGAAAGTCCTGGCCATGGCGCAAGGACCTGGATAGAACAAACAGCCAAGAACCCTAGTCCTGCCAGTACCGCGGCCGATGTTGCGGCTTTCGCCGAAAGATATCTCCGCATGGCCCCCTGTTCGCTGCGGAACAAGCGCACTAGCGCGCCGTCCGAGTCGGAAGAAACGAGGGGGACTAGCGCCTCTGAACACATCGCGATCGTGACCACCACAATTCCCGCGTTAACCAAGGTCGTCAGAAGTGGAAGGATTTCGTTATCAACACCTCCTGCGACATACCCCGCAGAAACGATGAGTACAAGGGTTGGAGCGAGCGCCACGATGTCCTCAATCATTTGCCAAAAAGGCAATCCGCGGCGGAACATCAACCTCAAATCCTTGTCCAGCGACGCACGCAGCATGGTCCGCGCAAATGGGCGTCCCACTCGCCATCGGTGGCCAGTTCCTATTCCTCGAGCTACAACTGATGTGGAAAATGAGGCGGTGCTTCGGCTCATCACAACGCAGCCAACGACAAGCGCAAAGCTAACGAGCAACACCAGAATTACCTTCGAAGGATCCCCCAAAGCGCCTATGACAGCCTCGACAGCAGCATGATCCTTCACACTGCCAAGGAAGCCACTGATATCGCTTGATGCACCTGCAAGCTCACGAAGCGTTGGAGAGACCGCCGTCAGCGCACCCACCAAAATCAGCGGAGACACGATCCCTGTGAGTGTCAGCGCAGGGGCCACGCACACAGGAGGTAGCCTCATGATGAATCGGAATAGCGCTACGGAAACGAAATAGGAAGCTTGGCCAGCACCAAGCACCAAGAGCGATGCAGCAAAAATCCTGAGATCGAATGGCGCAAGATTCACCATTAGTCGTGCAATGCATAAGCTCAGATGAAAGCCGACCAGAATAACTAGCCATGTAAACATTTGCGTGAACCAAGCCCTGCCCAAAAGCAGATCACGCGCCGTCAATCCGGCCTTTACTAGTAGTTTTGTGTCCTTTTGATCAAAAGCTGAAACCAGACTCGAAGGCGAAATACCGCCCAACATACCGGCGATACCGAGCATAACGAGGGCCGAGGTAATCCACTCATCCACTTCTTCAGCGGATTGGTTGGCAAGCGCCATCGAATAGAGCATGACGAGTAGCACGGTTGCAATTGCTGTGATGGCCAACGAAATGCCGACCATCACAGCAACAACATGCCTCCGTGTCGGCAGGAGTTCTGGAAGCCTAAGCATCCATGCTCGGTGAGCGCGAAGACGGTCAAGCCTCCAAAGCCTAAGAAAATGAGGCATTGCCCCTCCTTCCGAAACGGCGAGCTGTCAGTCTAGAAGCGGAGCGCTGCCTTTCGAGCGGCGTCCTTTCCGAGAGTCTTGACTAGACCCGTGAACGTCGCGCGAATCACCAGAGCCCACGAGCCGAATCCCAAAGGGACCAAGGCCAGAGAGAGTGCCATCGCCCACGGACTCATGAATGCGTTCCAAATGGCGACTGCGGCTCCACCGGTTACACCCAGGTGAACAGCAAGGTTTGGTGCGATTGAACCGAGGTCCATGCCAGAATTTGCTGCCGCCGGAACCAGTGCGAGCATGACAATGGTTGCTCCCAGCATTGCCAAAATAATGGCTGTTGCCCGACCGTAGTGACCTAACAAAGATGATTGCTGCATTTCTCAAACTCCTTACAAAATAGATTTGAAGAGATGCGCATCTCGCCCCCAACGAGGCAATTTCATCCTAAATGTCGATTTGCTGGATCTATTGATACTAATGGCTAGACTTTTTAGGTTGCTGCTGTAGTCGCGGAAAGTGCCCGGTAAGACAGGTGGCGCGTGCTTGCGCACGAATGCAACCTCCGGACTACTCGCAGGCCACGCCATCCCCATCGCGATCCAACTTGCCTGAGTATCCTGGCTGGCCTCTGTAGATGGGTGCTTTTCCAGCTGCTCGGACAGCACTGCAGTTCAGGTAATAAGCAGATCCGCCACCGCTTGTTCCGGAGCTACTAGTGCCGCCTCCCACGAAGGAGCTGATCTTGGTAGGCGTAGCTGCCTTCGCTCGCGCGCTGATGGCAGCTTTATGAGCGGCTTCGGCCCTGCGAGCTGCTTCGGCTTTCTGAGAAGCCTCTGCTTTTCGAGCAGCTTCTGCTTTACGCGCAGCTTCTGCTTTACGCGCAGCTTCTGCTTTACGCGCAGCTTCAGCCTTTGCAGATGCCTCTGCCTGACGGTTGGCCTCGGCAGCAGCGGCCGCCTTCAAGGATGCTTCCGCTGTAGCAGACTTGCTTGCTGCTGCCTTCTCTTGTTGTTCTTTGAGCGCAGCGGCGGCAAGAGCCGCCCGTTGTGCACTAGCTTTGCCCTCGTCGTCCTCGCCTACGGCTGCAAAGGCAGCGATGTTTTGCTGGCACTCACTGGCGGAGGTTTCAGCTGCCGGAGTTGAGCTCGTTGGCAACGCACTTGAAGGTGATGTGCTCGCAGCACTCTCCGTTGATGCTGCAGCCCAGCTAGCAGTCTCCGTCGGCGTGGCACTTTCGGTTGGAGTGGCACTTCCTGTTGGGATGGCGCTTTCAGTGACTACCGGGCACTCGACCGGCTGGCACCCGCCGAGATAACTGCTCGACGGGGTCGCCTCCGCACTTTCGGACGACTCAACCCCTGCAAAACTTTCGCTTGAAGTTTCAGAAGCGGACGGCGTCGTAATAGCCGAACTTGGCGATGGGCAAGCCTCTGGCGTGGCCGATGGCGTTGCCGAAGAAGGAGTTGAAAAGGCGGTCTCAGCGGCCGCCGGCTGAGCGACATACCCATCGCTTTTCGTGGTGCTAAAACCGCAGCCAGCCAAAGCTAAACTCACCAGAGCCACGCTGGTACCGGCAAAGAGTTGCGCCGCGACTTTGCGACGCCCAAAAAATTGAAACATGTCCCCACACCATCGAATCAAGAAAGAAGTGCCTAAGTTCGGCCCTCTCAAGGTAAGCCAGACCCGTTCGAAAGCAAGATTCCCCTGGGCATCTTTACTTAACAATCGTTTGGGTAACCCACGCATCGATACACCAGTTCTTGCCGCGTATCCTTGGCTCATGGCTAAGTTCTCAATCTCCCGCTCGCTCGACATTCCGGCGGCACCTGAAGTGGTTTTCGGACTGGTGAATAACTTCCGCGAGTGGGAACGTTGGTCGCCATGGGACGGACCGCACATGGATCACACGAAGAGCTTCAGCGGTCCAGAAACCGGCGTTGGCGCGAAGTACGCGTGGGACGGCAAAAAATCTGGGACTGGCTCGATGGAGATCACTTCCGTGGCACCCAACCGAGAAATCGATGTTGATTTGCGCTTCACGCGTCCATGGAAGGCCATCAACCCCACGACGTTCACCTTTGAACCGACCGCTCAGGGCACCCGCGTCACGTGGACTATGCGCGGCGAGAACAAGGGCATAAGCGCACTGTTCGCCAAGTTCTTCAACATGGACAAGATGCTGGGCAAGGACTTTGAGCTGGGGCTGAACCAGCTCTCCAACGCGGCTCGAAACAGCTAGATTCCGCGGCAGTTTCGCTGCCAGCTTCGTCACCTACAGCGGGTTCGAGGAATAGTCCGCGACAGCCTGGGGTTAGAGGAGATATGACCTCCTCGACCTCCCCTGCATCCCCTGTGACAACTCGCGAAGATTCCAATGAGCAGCGCATGTCCGTTGACATTTGGTCCGATATCGCCTGCCCTTGGTGCTTCATCGGCAAGCGCCGATTTGAAGAAGGCTTGAAAGAGTCTGGCCTCGCGGATTCTATCGACGTCACGTACCACTCGTACCAGTTGGACCCGACGCTTCCAGAGCACTACCACGGCACAGAGAAGGACTACTTGGCGTCGGTCAAGGGCCTCGACGTCAGCCGCGTGGAGCAAATGCTGGAGCATGTCACCCAGCAAGCAGCCACGGTCGGCTTGAAGTACGACTTCGGCAACCTCAAGGTCGCCAACTCCTTCAACGCGCACCGCTTGTTGCACTTCGCGAAGTCGCAGCAGCTTGGCGCGCAGCTCAAGGAAACGCTGCTTTCCGCGCACTTCGAACGCGGACTCAACACGAATGACGCTTCAGTTTTGGCTGATCTGGCCGAAGAAGCGGGTCTTGACCGCGCGGCAGCCGAGGCTGTTATTGCTGACGAGGATGCCTACCGCCAGGATGTTCTCCAGGATTTCGCGCAGGCTCAGGCCTACGGAATTCAGGGCGTGCCGTTCTTCGTCATCGACAACAAGTACGGCGTTTCCGGAGCACAACCATCGGAAGCTTTCCAGCAAGCGCTGACCCAGGCATTCGGCGAGAAGCACCCTGCCCCGCTGACCATGGTCTCGCCCGCTTCCAAGACGGAAGACGGCGCCGTTTGCGGCCCTGAGGGCTGTAACTAACCGGCTATTTCTTGCTCGAGCTCGGTGATGTTGGCATAGGGGTTGGCGACGTAGTCGTCGTGTGTGTCGGCGTTGCCGAGCTCGCCGGTTCTGGTAAACAATTCAGCGTTCCATTGCGCTTACGCACTTTGCTCAAGTCCGTCAGTGATTTGAAGCGAGTGCCCAGTACAACATCCACCGTCTGATCAGTGCGTCGCGTATCCGTGACGTAGAGCAATCCAGCTGCATTGCGCTGGACAGAGAGCGCCTCGGAACGGCCAAAACCGCCCGAAATCACTACGCCATACTCCGCGTTATATCCGAGTCGACGATTCCCCACTGCTCCGATCTTGAAGCCACGGTCTCGCAATTGGGAAGCAACCGTCGAGGCCAGTCCAGCTTTCGTGGTGGCGTTGTAAACATTGACCGTTACCGTGTTGTTCTCGGCATACGAGAACTTTCCTTGCGGACATGATGCGTCCACGACGGGCCGAGGTTCAGGGTCAAGTCCCGGGATGACCCATTGCCGCGAGAGGACCATCCATCCAGAGAACGCGGCGACCGCGAGCAGCACCGTGACCAGTACCAGCACCACTCCGTGGCGGAGATGACGACGACGCCGCCCGCGCTCTTGCGCTCGCGTTGATGGCTCGTGGACGTACTTCTCCACAAGCTCGTCTTCCGTGACGATATGGTGCCCATGCCACTTGTCTGGCCGCTCTTGCCTACGCAAATCTGGGATCCCCGATTGACCTCATATGGCTACATTACGTAAGTCTTGTGGCGGACTGAATCAACGCCGCAAGACTGTTATGAAATTGTGTTTGTCAAGTTTTGTTACGGCTACGCCACGCGGCGGAATACTACTCAACATTTCATTGCTTTAACCCTCAAAGGAGTTGAACCATGGAACCTATGACAACAGTCCGCACTTCTGTACCCGTTCTCGATATGTCGACCGCGCGCTCGGCAGACGGCTCTTTCAACCCAGAGTTCATTGAGGCTTTGCGGGACGCTACGCACAACGTGGGCTTCTTCCAGATCGTCGGTTACGGCGGCAGTGAGAACCAGGCCGAAGTTCTGCTAGATACGTTGCGTGAATTCTTCGCTCGCCCCGTGGGTGAGCGACTTTTGCTCGATAACCGCAACTCTCCGCAGTTCCGCGGCTACACGCGTTTGGGCAAGGAAGTCACGAAGGGCCGCGCTGATGCGCGCGAACAGATTGACTACGGACCAGAGCGCACGGAGCTCGAGTCCGTTCCAGAGGACCAGCCACACCTCAAGCTCCAGGGCCCTAACCAGTGGCCAAACGCCTACCCGCAGCTTGAAGAGAAGGCCATGGAGTGGTCCGCACTCATGTCCTCGATCGGCGCAGAGCTCTTGTCCGCTATCGCCGTATCGCTGGAACTTCCGGCCGACTACTTTGACGAGCCATTCGCTGGCACGCCAGCGTGGATGGGCAAGCTGGTTCACTACGTCGGAACTGGCGCAGTTCCAGAGGCCGGCACGCAGGGCGTTGGCGCTCACGCTGACTACGGCTTTGTGACCTTGTTGTTGCAGGACGAAGTCGGCGGCCTCGAGGTCAAGCCTTACGGCCAGGACGAGTGGATCGACGTCGAACCCATCCCGGGCGCTCTTGTAGTGAACCTCGGTGAAATGCTGGAAGTCGCCACGGACGGTTACCTCATGGCCACCATCCACCGTGTGACGGCTCCTCCGGCTGGAGTAGATCGCTACTCCGTACCGTTCTTCTGGTCGCCACGACTCGACGCAACCATCGGTCGCGTGCCGCTTCCGGACCACCTCGCCGCTCAGGCTCGCGGAGTTTCCGATGATCCCCACAACCCGATGCTGTCCAACTACGGATCCAACATGCTCAAGGGATTCTTGCGGGCGCACCCTGAGGTCGCCAAGAAGTGGTACAACAAGTAAACACAGACGCATAAAAACTGAGGGCTGGTTCTACATCACGTAGGACCAGCCCTCAGCTGTTAAGAGAATTCGCTCTAGTCTGAGGCTCGCAGATCTAGTCGGCGCTCGGATCGTAGCCGCGCACGGTTCCGTCCGGCGAGGACAGCTTCGCAATGAGCGAGCAGTCCTTCTTACCCAATCCTTCATCGATGAGCTTCTGGAACTGCTGAGCAGCCAACTGCGCCGCGTCTAGGTTCACGCCTGTTTCTGCGCCAGCTTCGAGAGCGAGGCTGACGTCCTTCAGCGCGAGCTCCGCGGTGAAAGTGGCGTCGAAGTTGTTGTTGGCTGCGGCTGAGTCCACGATGCCCGGCAACGGGTACCACGTGCGCTGCGCCCAAGACTCGGCGGATGACGTATTGGCGATGTTCCAGAAGGTCTGCGCGTCCAAGCCCAAGCTTTCGGCGAGCTGCGATCCTTCGGCCACACCCACGAGGTTGATGAACAGCATCATGTTGTTCACGATCTTCGCTGCGATGCCAGAGGTTGCTCCACCAGCCACAATCACGTTGCCTGCCATCGGAGACACAAACTCCTGGCCGCGACTCACGGCTTCCGGCTCGCCGCCCAGCATGAACGTCAATGTTCCGGCCGCGGCGCCGCTGATTCCGCCCGAAACCGGAGCATCGATGAACGTGTATCCACGCTTGGCGGACTCTTCGTGGCAGAACCGGGAGGTCGCCATGTCAACCGTTGAGGCATCTGCAAGAAGAGCTGTCTTCGGGGCATGAGCCCAAATTCCGTCCGGTCCATCGAAGACGGAGCGGACATGGTCGCCCTTCGGCAAGCTGGTGAAGACAACATCGGCTTCGGACACCGCATCCTTGATGGATCCCACCACCTCGACGCCGCCTTCGCGAGCCAGCTGCTGTGCACGCTGGCTCAAATCGAAACCACGGACCGTGTGCCCTGCATTGACAATGTTGGACGTCATGGGGCCACCCATGTTTCCAAGTCCAATCCAACCGTAGACTGCCACTGTTCCCCTTTTCAGAAGCTAATTCGCTTCTCTTCTGGTTCTGCCGTCGGCTATGACGAGCACTTGCAAACGCGTTACCTGCGTCACATCAACCTATGCCCGTCCAGAAAAATGCTCAACCTTCGGCGCGGCGTGCCATGGTTTCGTACGGCGCTTTGAGGGATGGGTAGTAGTCGTCCCACTTGATTTGGTTCGCGTCTTCTCCAGCGACAGCCGCCACCAGTCGGTCAAGGTAGAACTCCCAACCGGGCCCGATGTCCGGAAGCATCGCGAGCGCGAACTCGCGGTCCATCGGTTGCGTGAAGGTCAGCTCGGTGGTGCTGCCGTTTTCCGCCAATCGGGCTTCAAGAATCCACGGCTGTTCTGCTGGCCCCTGTTGCACACGAACCAACATCGGCGGATCGCATTTGAGAATTTTGACCGCCTGCGGCTCGTCGCCCTCTTCGGCAACCATAGTCATCTGAACTTCGCCGCTCGCGGGATCTCCGGTCCAGGTTCCCATCCAGCGGCCACACTCTTTCGAATCAGTCAGCACCGTCCAGACGGTTTCTGGGGATACCTCAAAGTGACGGTGCAGGATCAACTGAAACTGATCGTCGTCGAGCTGGTCGAATTTACCTGTTGCAGAAGGACTCATGGGCGCCATTCTTCCACCCGACTAGGACAGCTTGGCAAGCACCTTGTCGAATGTATTGAGATTCCGCGTAGTCACCAGTGGCTTGAACTTGGCCTTAGCCAGATACTTGGCCACGGGCGTTCCCAGCGACTCACCCTTGGGGCATTCCCACCACAGGACATCGCCAAAACCCGCGATTCGCTCCCCTGCCGCCAACATTTCCTCCTGCGTCACCGCACCAAGGACTTCATCAATCGCCTCGGCCGACGTAGCGAGCACTCCGTACGCGTGATGCATGGTGCTCGAACGATCAAAGGGGTACCCATCCACCAGCGCACGCACCTGTTCTGGTGATTTCACAATGACCCACGCTTCGTACCCAAAAGCGGCACGCAAGACGCGCTCCACATCAGTTTTCACCTCGTCAGGCGTCCGCGAACCGGGGTTCAGCAGGACGTTTCCTGTGGCAAGGACGGTAGCTATGTTGTCGTAATTCGCCGCTGTTAAAGCTTCCTGAACGGAGCTCATACTCATGCGAATGCCGCCAACGTTGATACCGCGCAAAAAGACCGCAAGATTGGGCATAAGCTCATGCTAGTCGGCGCTTGGAAAGAGGACGGTCATGCGCGTTACGGCTATTGGTGGAACGGGAACGATTGCTCGGCGAAATGTCGCCGACCTGACGAGTCGCGGGGTGGAGGTGCGCGCGCTGTCACGCGTTCGGGCGCAAATGCGCTGACGGGTGAAGGCCTCGTCGCGGCTCTTGAGGGCATCGACATAGTCGTGGATGGGCTGAATATTAAGACGCTGCTTGCGGGGCCGGCTCGGCGATTTTTTAGTACGACGGCGAACCACGTGGCCTACGCGGCACGCGTCAACGGGGTGCAGCGCGTGGTGTGCGAGTCCATCGTGAATGCTGCGAATGGTTTCCGGCGCGCTGTTGCCAGCTGCGGGCACTCGTGCGGATGCAGAGACCTTTGACGAGTGGATCGCAAAGCGTTGACGTCTGCCTAGGTCGAGGAGGCCGACCTCTGAGAACGGTTATCGCAGGTCTCCACGGCACGGACAATCCACTGTTCGAAAACAAGAAATCGGCCCCTGACTAGGTCAAGAGCCGATTTCTATTGGCGGAGGATGGGGGATTTGAACCCCCGAGGGCGTTAACCCAACACGCGTTCCAGGCGTGCGCCATAGGCCGCTAGGCGAATCCTCCAAGCGCTCTAAGAGCAGGTTCAAGCATAACGGACTCCACGCGGACCGCGAAATCGAGAGGTCTACCTCACATCTTTGCGCCGCGAATCGTCACCTCACGTTCACCTCAGGTACACTTTTAGGCGGCCCCTCATGTGGTGTCATCCTGTGAACTCCCCCAGGACCGGAAGGTAGCAAGGGTAAGCGGGCTCTGGCAGGTGCATGAGGGGTTTTAACATTCCCTCTGGCTTTTGATGGAGGTTCGAGTGTCCGCTGGTCGATACGCCCCCAGCCCATCCGGTGAATTGCACATCGGAAATCTACGCACCGCCATCCTTGCGTGGCTTTTTGCCCGCAGCACGCACCGTAGCTTCCTCCTTCGCGTCGAGGATCTTGACCGTGCTCGCGCCGGCTCCGAAGAGCAACAGATTGCCGACCTCGCCCGCATTGGCCTGACGTGGGACGAAGAACCGCTGCGCCAAACGGACCGCGGAGACGTCTATCGCGACGCCATCACCACCCTGACCGCTCGCGGCTTGCTGTATGAGTGCTTCTGCACGCGCCGCGACATTGCCGAAGCCTCTTCCGCCCCACACGCTGCACCCGGCGCCTACCCGGGAACGTGCCGGAATCTGTCCGAGAGCGAGCGTGTGATCAAGCGCCGAGAGCGCCCTGCGGCATTGCGTCTGCACTCGAGCGTCACCGAACTCTCCGTGACCGATCAGATCCACGGCACCTACGTGGGCATCGTTGACGACTTCGTAGTCCTGCGCAACGACGGCGTCCCCGCCTACAACTTCGCTACAGTCCTCGACGACCTCCTCCAGGGCATCGATCAGGTGGTGCGCGGCGACGACCTCCTCTCCTCCGCACCGCGCCAATCCTATTTGCACTCACTTCTTGCACCGGATTACGACGCCGCAGCTCCAGCACTCACGTACGCTCACGTGCCGTTGGTGCTCAATTCGCGCGAACAGCGCTTGGCTAAGCGGGATGGTGCGGTCACGCTGGCGGATTTGGAATTGTTGGGGTTCGGTACGTCCGAAGTCGTCGCACGCCTTTTGCAGTCCGTAAACCTTCCCGGAGATCCGGGCCGCGAGCCGTCCGCTCAGCTGCAGGCTGCCCTGCGCGTTTTCGATCCGGACGTCTTGCCGCGCGAGCCGTGGGTGTTCACCGAGTTCTAACCTCTGTTCTTTTTTCGGGCTCCGCGACCCGGAGTATGCGTCATGCGCCCCAAGCATGGAGCAATGCGAAGTTCGTGTTGGACGATCGAAGTTTGGGATCGCTAGTCTCCTTCTATGACTGCCTCTACCGACGCCGCATCCACAAACCCCATCACCGGAACCAACATCTTGCAGGTGGTCAACGCCCACCCCAACGTTTCGGCGGCACTGCGCGACGAGTTTGGGGCACAAGTTTTGCCTCCGGCCGGGGATGAACGTGTCGCGTTCTTGGCTGCTCACGGCGGCGACATTCGGGTAGCTGTGTGTTCGGGCCGCGGAGGCGTTGACACCGAGTTGATGAGCGCTCTGCCCAACCTCGAAGCCGTCATCAACTTCGGCGCAGGCTATGACGCCACGGATGTTGCGCAGGCTGCTGAGCGCGGAATCGTCGTTAGCAATACGCCCGATGTTCTCAACGACTGCGTCGCAGACACCACGCTTGCCCTGTACTTGGATATGTTGCGCCGCATTTCCTCCTCCGAGCGCTACGTTCGAGCCGGCAAGTGGGAGTCTCAGGGCAACTATCCCCTCACGGCGCGGGCGACCGGACGAACCGTAGGAAATGTGGGATTAGGTCGCATCGGACGCGCGATCGCCGAGCGACTCGAAGGTTTCAAATGCACCATCGAGTATCACAATCGCCGCCAGCTCACCGATGTCGACTACACCTACCGCGCTTCTTTGAAGGAGCTCGCGGAATCCGTTGAGGTGTTGATTGTTGCCGCGACCGGCGGTCCAGAAACCAACGGACTGGTGAGTGCCGAAATCTTGGACGCCCTCGGCGAGAGCGGCTACCTCATCAACATCTCTCGAGGAACCGTGGTGGACGAGCAAGCGCTCGTCGCAGCTCTTCGCGACGGCACTATTGCTGGCGCTGGCTTGGACGTCTTTGAAGATGAACCGCACGTGCCAGAGGAATTGTTGGCTTTGGACAATGTGGTGCTCTTGCCGCATGTCGGATCTGCCACGGTCGAGACGCGAGCAGACATGGCGTCCTTGGTTCTGGAGAATCTACGTTCATACCTCACAACGGGGACTTTGGTCACTCCTATCTCCTAGTTTCCACAGTCGGGCACTCGTGGGTTCACCCTCGGGCGACAATCCGGATATTGTCTAGGGGTGAGCACCGCCCTTTACCGCAGATACCGTCCCGACGACTTCGCGGACGTCATTGGGCAAGAGCATGTCACTGATCCTTTGATGGCTGCTCTTGAGAAGAACCGCGTCAATCACGCGTACCTTTTCTCAGGTCCGCGCGGTTGCGGCAAGACCACCAGCGCGCGTATTTTGGCGCGCTGCCTCAACTGTGTTCATGGCCCCACCGCTCATCCATGTGGTGAGTGCGATTCGTGCCGCGATCTGCAGCGTGGCGGCCCAGGCTCGCTCGATGTCATTGAGATTGACGCCGCTTCTCACGGTGGCGTTGATGATGCTCGTGATCTGCGTGAGCGTGCCACCTTTGCGCCGGTCCGCGACCGCTACAAAATTTTCATCATCGACGAAGCCCACATGGTGACGTCGGCTGGCTTCAACGCGCTTCTGAAGATCGTTGAAGAGCCACCAGAACACATCAAGTTCATCTTCGCCACCACTGAGCCGGACAAGGTGATCGGAACGATTCGTTCCCGTACCCACCACTACCCGTTCCGTCTCGTTCCGCCAGAGCCGCTCATGGCTTACTTGCAAGAGTTGTGCGATGCCGAGAACGTCGAGGTTGCTCCCGGCGTTCTGTCGCTCGTTGCTCGCGCCGGCGGCGGATCTGTTCGTGACTCCCTTTCCGTGCTGGACCAGTTGATGGCCGGTGCTGGCGAGGAGGGCCTCGATTACGAGCTCGCAGTGAACCTGCTTGGTTACACGCACTCGGCTCTTCTCGACGATGTCGTCGATGCTTTGGCCGCTCATGATTCCGCCACCGTCTTTAACGTGGTGGACCGCGTTATCCAAACTGGTCACGATCCACGTCGCTTCGTGGAAGATCTCCTCGAACGTTTCCGTGACCTCATCATCGTGAAGGCGATGCCAGACGAGGCTTCGCACATCATTCGTGGTCTTCCTGAAGATCAGTTGGCACGGATGCGTCAGCAGGCCAACGTTCTTGGCGCCAGTGAGTTGAGCCGCAACGCGGACACCACCAACAAGGCGCTTACGGATATGACAGGTGCAACGAGTCCCCGACTGCACCTCGAACTTCTCAGTGCTCGACTTCTCCTGCCGGCTAGCGACCACTCAGAACGCGGCATGGCTGCACGAGTGGACCGCATTGAACGCCACCTCAACTTCGCTTCCGCCGAAGAAACGCCCGTCCGCGGTTCGCAGGCTGGTGCTCGCAGCGGCATCGAACAGCAAGCAAGCGCGGCTGTACGCGGAAGCTCGCGTCCTGCTGAGCGTCCTCGCGCAGCAGAGCAGCCACAACGTTCCGAGAGTGCTGCGCCTCAGCCCGAGCCAACTCGCACCACGGCTGCACCGATGCCTCGCGTCGCCGCGGCGCCAGCGCCTGCTGCGTCCATGCCACAGGCCGCGTCGTCGACTCCAGAAGAGGCTTCGAATCCTGCAGCGTCGATGCCGCCAGTGCAGACGTCGCCAGCGCAGTCTTCCGTTCCAGAAACTCCGCAAGCCCCCCGCAACACGCCAGCTGCTTCCCCCGACTGGGGCAACACGTGGGGTGCTCTCGAGGAGGAACCGGCGGCTCCTGTGCGTCAGCCAGAGCTCCCGCAACAGCAACAGCGCCCTCGGACTGAGCATCATGTCCAGCAGCAGCAAGATCCTCGTCGTGGCCAGC
Encoded here:
- a CDS encoding SRPBCC family protein — translated: MAKFSISRSLDIPAAPEVVFGLVNNFREWERWSPWDGPHMDHTKSFSGPETGVGAKYAWDGKKSGTGSMEITSVAPNREIDVDLRFTRPWKAINPTTFTFEPTAQGTRVTWTMRGENKGISALFAKFFNMDKMLGKDFELGLNQLSNAARNS
- a CDS encoding isopenicillin N synthase family dioxygenase; protein product: MTTVRTSVPVLDMSTARSADGSFNPEFIEALRDATHNVGFFQIVGYGGSENQAEVLLDTLREFFARPVGERLLLDNRNSPQFRGYTRLGKEVTKGRADAREQIDYGPERTELESVPEDQPHLKLQGPNQWPNAYPQLEEKAMEWSALMSSIGAELLSAIAVSLELPADYFDEPFAGTPAWMGKLVHYVGTGAVPEAGTQGVGAHADYGFVTLLLQDEVGGLEVKPYGQDEWIDVEPIPGALVVNLGEMLEVATDGYLMATIHRVTAPPAGVDRYSVPFFWSPRLDATIGRVPLPDHLAAQARGVSDDPHNPMLSNYGSNMLKGFLRAHPEVAKKWYNK
- the mmsB gene encoding 3-hydroxyisobutyrate dehydrogenase, with translation MAVYGWIGLGNMGGPMTSNIVNAGHTVRGFDLSQRAQQLAREGGVEVVGSIKDAVSEADVVFTSLPKGDHVRSVFDGPDGIWAHAPKTALLADASTVDMATSRFCHEESAKRGYTFIDAPVSGGISGAAAGTLTFMLGGEPEAVSRGQEFVSPMAGNVIVAGGATSGIAAKIVNNMMLFINLVGVAEGSQLAESLGLDAQTFWNIANTSSAESWAQRTWYPLPGIVDSAAANNNFDATFTAELALKDVSLALEAGAETGVNLDAAQLAAQQFQKLIDEGLGKKDCSLIAKLSSPDGTVRGYDPSAD
- a CDS encoding DsbA family oxidoreductase; amino-acid sequence: MTSSTSPASPVTTREDSNEQRMSVDIWSDIACPWCFIGKRRFEEGLKESGLADSIDVTYHSYQLDPTLPEHYHGTEKDYLASVKGLDVSRVEQMLEHVTQQAATVGLKYDFGNLKVANSFNAHRLLHFAKSQQLGAQLKETLLSAHFERGLNTNDASVLADLAEEAGLDRAAAEAVIADEDAYRQDVLQDFAQAQAYGIQGVPFFVIDNKYGVSGAQPSEAFQQALTQAFGEKHPAPLTMVSPASKTEDGAVCGPEGCN
- a CDS encoding excalibur calcium-binding domain-containing protein — protein: MFQFFGRRKVAAQLFAGTSVALVSLALAGCGFSTTKSDGYVAQPAAAETAFSTPSSATPSATPEACPSPSSAITTPSASETSSESFAGVESSESAEATPSSSYLGGCQPVECPVVTESAIPTGSATPTESATPTETASWAAASTESAASTSPSSALPTSSTPAAETSASECQQNIAAFAAVGEDDEGKASAQRAALAAAALKEQQEKAAASKSATAEASLKAAAAAEANRQAEASAKAEAARKAEAARKAEAARKAEAARKAEASQKAEAARRAEAAHKAAISARAKAATPTKISSFVGGGTSSSGTSGGGSAYYLNCSAVRAAGKAPIYRGQPGYSGKLDRDGDGVACE
- a CDS encoding SRPBCC domain-containing protein, encoding MSPSATGKFDQLDDDQFQLILHRHFEVSPETVWTVLTDSKECGRWMGTWTGDPASGEVQMTMVAEEGDEPQAVKILKCDPPMLVRVQQGPAEQPWILEARLAENGSTTELTFTQPMDREFALAMLPDIGPGWEFYLDRLVAAVAGEDANQIKWDDYYPSLKAPYETMARRAEG
- a CDS encoding LytR C-terminal domain-containing protein, producing MRRQERPDKWHGHHIVTEDELVEKYVHEPSTRAQERGRRRRHLRHGVVLVLVTVLLAVAAFSGWMVLSRQWVIPGLDPEPRPVVDASCPQGKFSYAENNTVTVNVYNATTKAGLASTVASQLRDRGFKIGAVGNRRLGYNAEYGVVISGGFGRSEALSVQRNAAGLLYVTDTRRTDQTVDVVLGTRFKSLTDLSKVRKRNGTLNCLPEPASSATPTHTTTTSPTPMPTSPSSSKK